AACAATTAGAACAAAATTGCAATTAATATAGGGTTGATTTTGACAATTAAGGCCAGTGAGTCTGGCCTTACTAACACACGTGACTGGACCACCATGGCATCTACATGCAAAGGTGTTAATGACACAGACTTTACACCTGCACAGAGTTAACTGCAGACGGATCCTACCCCTGAATGTCAAGGGCCTAGCACAGAACTTCTAGAAGACGCTGGACAAAGTGGAGCTCTGGCTTCTCTGACGACGACAGCGGCGCGTGCCTGAGCGCTATAAGGGAAGACGCGCACACTTTCCACGCACCAACTCCCCGTATTCTGCGCAGGTTCAGCCAGGGAAGAGGCCCCGCTTCCGCCTGGGAGGTGCAGAGACCTCGAGAACAAAGGGAATCACACTGGGCGCCGCGTCTCGCCGCCGGCTCCCGCACCCGGGTCAACCCCACACGGGCTCCCGCGGATCCTCCCCGCATGGCGACGGCGGCCCCGCTCACCATGGCGCAAATTCCAAGCTCGCCCGCTCTCCTCACAGCTCCCAGCAGCGGTTCACAGTGCAACGCCCATGACAACACTAGAGCTTCCCTCAGACTCGCAGTCAAACCTGAGAATGACGGACCGGAAGTTCCCACCTCCACTCAAGTCCGCCTCGAGACCCTGATTGGCTAATGAGGCCTGAGTGACAGGAGTATCTTCCTGAGAGACAGAGTGCTCTCAGGGACTCAACACAGTGGTTCCCAGCCCTGGGCTCCACCCCAGACACAGACCAGCAGAGATTGGCTGTAGAACTTGCACATACTGCAAAGTCGTCCCTGCACTTTTCCTGCTCACAGTAGGCACTTCTTCGGGTAAGCATAGAGTGTCTAGTACACACAGATCGTTACTCCATGTGCACTGCGTGGTCCCTCTGCTCACAGCTGAAATGACGCCCAGTACATTCAAGTCAAATTTAAGCCACTCAAGTGATATTCACCAGGTATCAGCGATTTCAATAAGGCATATTTAAGATTGTTTCCATCTCTCTCAGCTGTGCTTGGGCAAATATTAGCCCTTTCCCAGCCTTCTGTGGTGGCAATGGCCTTTCCTACCACcttttgggaggtggaagcagggcaTCAAAAGCTTAAACGAGCTTGGTCTGAGACCAAAAACATCCAAAATTAAGGTCCCCAAATGGGAGGTTCCGGGGTGATGATCTGGGATGGAAAGATGACGAAAAAAAGGTTGGCATTGCCAGTTGATGGTTGTGCACACcgttaatcccaccactcagggggcagaggcagaggcagaagacctctgtgactttgaagccagagcgagttccaggacagccagagccacacagagaaatcctatctcaaaaaaacaaaacaaaaaaaaacaaaaaacaagaacaaacaaacaaaaaacagagagagagagagagagagagagagagagagagagagagagagactgagcgaggatgaaggaaaagaaagaaaaatgaaagaaagagaaaataagaaaataagttaCTTTGGCATCCTAGGTCATCCTAGGTCTTGTGTAAGCTGATCAGGCTCCTGCCTGTCAGAACAGCCCATGAACCCATCATTTAAGGAGATTTCTGAATGCTGTGAGAACAATGCAAGAAACAAGACAAGAATCTTGTGGCCTCAGTGTGTTCTCATGCCCCTCCCAGCACTATTCTATAGGAGTGAAATTACTTCAGATTACATTACTTGCTGCTGTTATTCAAAGAAACTGTTCTGCTTCTAGGGAAAATGtatttctccccccaccccctctctctttctatctgttTTTCCAAGGTGGGGTTtcgttgtagccctggctgtcctcatgCAACCTTTCATAAACCTGAGAGCATATACAGTCTGAGGCTTTGAATAAAGATGGCTATTGCCTGAGATTTTAGTCTGCCTTGATTATCAACTCCATTGTCCCAGACCCCACCACCTCTACAGTAGTCACAGGGTTCCACCACTGACCATACTCCCACCCCTTCTTAGGTGTATCTCCACCAGAGAGAGACACAACTCTACTACTTGGTTTCTTTAAATATTGCATTGTACTTATGTTTATTGCCATAATCGTGTTATGGAGCCAGAAGATCAAACTGTGTTCTAAGTCTGCTGCCCCATAACTGCCCTCACCCAGTGTGTCACACTGGTTATGCCTGCACCccccttttacacacacacacacaatgggcttGTACTCCTGAGTGGAGGTTGTGATGTATGTGTCATATCAGGACTCCCGATATATCAAATGGGAGGGCTGGGAATCAGAGGGCCAGACTCTAGGGAGCTGTGGGGTGGTCAGCTGGCCACCATCGCTGAGGCCCCAGGCTGGTCTCCCACTGAGTGTTGAGTCATGTTCATCccctgggagctggggaaggTGGTGTCTGTGGCTTCAGCTTGCAGAGGTGAAGGATGGAGACTGAACAGCTGAGCTGTGTCCTCAGTGACCCTGAGCCTGAAGCCGCTGCATCTGCAGGATCTGgctgagaatgcactgtacatccTCATCCATCTGTCCCTGGTGAGATGGGAGACAACAGAGGCAGTCACACCCTGGTGCACCTGCTAGGTGCTACCCTGTCCCTTGTAAATCTCTCTACTCAAACGTAAGGGAGTCAATGTCTCATGAAGTAGGTCAGAGCACAAGGACATACCCAGAAGTCATGAGGCTGGCTCTGaacagaaggagaaactgagaccCAGGTATTGGCAGAGGAACAATAAAGCTGGGCtggagtcaggaggcagaggactcACCTGAATGGCATACAGGAGATGGCTGCGGTATAAAGCCACCACAGCGCCATGCTCCCGGGCCTCCTCCTGTGGACACATGGGAGAGGGCGGGATCAGAGGTACAAGCTCATCCTTGTGTACATTGTGaaactgaggtcagcctgggctacgtgagggaaaggaaaaggaggaagggaacaagaaggagaaggaaggaaagaaaaggatttGGAAGGGATAAGGAAGGGAAGCCCATGTACAGGGAGACACACCCACACTGTCTGCACATGAGTCAAAACCCCATGTCCAGAGGCTGCTGGAGGCTGACTCAGGGAAGTGTCTGAGGTCCCCAGCCCAGCCTGCACCCTGTCAGCCATCCCCACCTCTACCCCAATTGCTCTGACTGTAGCTCCTATCACTCCTGCCCCATGATACAGAGCCAGTACCTGTATCTGCTGCTGCAAAGCTGTCACCTGGCCACGCagggcctcctcttcctccttggagctggctggggtggACTGCTGCGCCTTCAGAGCCTCCTTCAGTGTAAAGACTTCTTTGGACAGATCTGTGATCTGGTAAGGGGAAGGGACCTGTGAGGGGCCATGCTGAGCCAGGCAGACCACGGACCTCTGCGCTTTCCTGGGCAGCTTGGCACAGGGTCACTGATTGGAGCCAGGAGCTGAGCTGACTCAGACTCTGGTCATGCTCCTGCTTGTCAGAACACAGTCCAGGAATCTTGTCATTTAAGGAGAATTCTGAATGCTGTGAGaacaacccaaaaaactctgTATTTATACAGCCCCAGGCTTAAAATGttcctcatatttttaaatatttggacAGAAAGAAGTCCAAAGAAAGATCTATTTTGTGATCCTCAAAGGGATCCCAAATCACATGTAACACGTGTCACTAAAGTGTCACTGTTACATGGCCGTGTCTGCTCACGGCAAACAGGACCAGACTTCATGGGGCCTCCAGGTCAATAAATACTagtttttggtttggttcttCACAGAAACACACCCTGCATCCCCTTATATTAGGGCCTATGTTGGCACACCATGGAAAAAAATAGGGTGTCGTGCTGTCTGGCCATACCCAGTATCCCAACTTGGGATTTTTATCGCATTTTAGAGGATGCCGAACATTGACACGtgatccacacatgcacatgcacacaaagggCATACACAAAAAGATACAATTGGGGGCCAATGGTACAGCTCAGGGGCAAAGACACTTGCTACTGAGCCTGTCTCTCTACCTGAGCttaatccctgggatccacatggttgAACAATATGGATTcaggcaagttgtcctctgagcacacatgcatgccccaAGCCCAACATAAATAAATTAgtgtaatttaaatattttttaaatgtataaatgggttcaagtcccagcttaGGACCCATTTCGTGGCATGTGACCTTGTCTGAGTGGTATCACCTCTCTGTGCCTGTTACTTCAAATGGGGATAATTAGAGAATGCAGTAAGGGCTGGATATCTGTTACCATAGTTAACCATGACGCATAACCACCAAGAGTGAATCTAGCTGAGACTCTTCCTTCTCTGGGACTCAGCTTTGCACGTGAGAAATGGGCCAAATTCTCAGGACCTTGCTGGCTGGGAAGTTCTTCAGTTTTGTGTAATCTTGGGTCAGTGGGTACCACGAGTGAGCAAGGAGGGAACCCACCTTCTTGTCCTTCTCCTTGGCTTTGTCCAGGGCCTCCTGGGCACGGCTCTGGGCCTGGCGCGCCCTCTCGGCCTCTGTACGAAGCCCCCGGAGCTGCTGCTCGGCCGTGGCCAGCTGGGCCTCGGCTGCGTGCCTCTCGCTCTTCATAAACAATGCCTCACGCTGCACCTGTGGCCCAAGCCCACGCGTGACTCTCGGGACATTTAGAACCCAAAAAGGCTTGGATCCTTGGGCTCTTCCCACCCCTTGCATGCTGAGCTGACACCATTTCACCTCAAGAAAGGTTCTGATTCCCACCCGACCCTGGAACATCTTGGTCCTGCCAAGAATCACTGACTACTAGCTGTTTGTCCCTGGACAGGTAGTCAGGCCTCTGTGCCCTGGTGTCCTCATTTGTGGTACAAGTCTGTGACCCAGGTACTCcggaagctggggcaggaggattaggagttccaAGGTTAcactgtgacttcaaggccaatGCAAGAActgagagaaactgtctcaaaacacacacacacacacacacacacacacacactcccttctATGGAAGTctgcttgtgttttgttttttttgttgttgttgagacttGGCCTCACTGTGCAGCTATGAGTCACCTAGTTCGCAATTAACAGAATTTTCAACTCGGATGGGACTCAGTGTATAGAGAGCTGACCCAGGATACACCTCTGTGAAAACAGGTCCTACTGCTGTCGTCCCTCtaattgggaggtagaggctaAAGGATCAGgcgttcaagatcagcctggactacacaagtctctcctataaaaacaaaacacacacagggggaaggggagagagagtgaaacagagagagagagagagagaaagagagagagagagacagagacagagacagagagacagagacagagacagagactgagaccaAGGCTCAGgaatggctcagcgggtaaaggtgcttgcaccTAAGCCTATAGCCTTGGTTGGTGCTCAGGATCCCCGTGGTGAAGAGAGGACTGGGTCCCACAGGCTGCCATCTGACTTTCCCACCATGCCATGTATGTGCaacacatagaaaataataaatagaaatagaaatattacGGGCTGGAGAAATAACAAAGGGGGTTAgaacactgctcttgcagaagaccagtgttctgttcccaacacccacgCGGTGGCTCAAGTCTGTTAACTCCAACATTCAGTAAAtcggacgccctcttctggcctcggtAGTACTGCGTATGTGCATAGACTTTCACGTAGATGCCCAGGCCCACGCGGAAATCCTCTGAAAGGACAAACTGGCGCAGGCGCTCGCTCACCTGGAAGACCTCTGCGCTAGTCTTCTCGTGCCTGCGAGCCAAGTCGGCTAGCTGCGCCTGCAGCCGGGTCACGTTGTCGCGCAAGGCGCCCAGCGCGTGCTCGTGCTCGTCCACAGGAACCGAGGCCCCGCGCGTGCGCTCGAGCTCCTCGCGGGCGGCGTTCAGAGTAGAGCTGAGTTCGGCGACCCGAGCCTCGGAGACAGCAAGCGCTTGGCTCAACTCGGCGGCCTCAGAGCGTGCACGCTCGCCCGTGGCTGTGGCCGTGGCTAGCAATTCCCGAAGCGCCTCTAGCTCGCGGCTCCGCCCCCGCGCCgcctcctctgcctcagcctccgccTCTGCAAAACGGCCGCGAGCAGCCGCTAGCTCGGCCGCAGCCTCCCGCTCCCTCTTGCGTAGTGCCTCCTCCAGACCGCGGATCCGGGTCTCCAGCTCGGCCTGCagcaccgccgccgccgcctccgggTGCAGGATCGCAGTGCTAGGGTCCTCCGGGCCGCTGGTCTCGGCTTCCGTAGTCACTGTCACAGGGGTCTCGGCTTCTGTAGTCTCTGTCACAGCCTGTGCTCCCATGGGCTCCATAGCTGTGTCCTGCGCTCCAGTGCTGTCTGCCTCTGTAGCCTGCCAGCAACTGGCCTGCGCTCCCGTGGCCTCCTGTGTGGTGTTGACTCCTATGGCTTCTATCGCTGTGGTCTGGACTCCTGTGACTTTCACTCCTATGACCTCCGCCACTGTGACCTGCACTCCAGTGGTCTTCACTGACGTGGCCTCTACTCCTGTTACCTGAATTCCAGTATCTCGCAGGCCCGTGGCCTCCATGTTTCTAATCACTGTTTCTGTGAGCCCTGCCTGTGCCAACACAACCACCCCATCAGCTTTCATTCCTGGgttctcttttcctcctgtaTCTTCTGCAGTCATTGGCTCACTTTCAGCATTGTTGCCTACAGCTTTTACATTTAGGGCCTCAGCTATAATAGCACTAGTGGCCATTGCCTCTGCTGCCATTCCATCTTCCCCCGCGGCCTCTAAACCGACAGCCTCGGGTTCTATGGGTGCCGCTTCTGAAGCCCCTGCTTGGAGTGCCATTCCATTTGTTGTGGTTTCTGTATACACGGTGCCATTGAGATCTGGGACGTTGGGTCCATTCTGGATAGTGATTCCCTTGTCCTTGATTTCATGGTGTGCTGTCTCTTCTCCTTGAGTCCTGGGTGGCTCttgtcgctgctgctgctgctgctgctgctgctgctgctgctgcttctgctgctcatGCATGGCTTCTGTGTGCTGCCTCCGAAGCTGCTCAAGCTCTACCCGTAAGGATTCATACAAGACCCAGGGGACGACCTCGGGCTGACTTTCTTCCGCCATCTGTGCCTCATCCTTTTCAAACTCCTCAAGGATCTAGGGGTGGGGAGTCAAGCAGGCTAAGAGTAGGGTTCCCTGCCCACCCTGAGGTCTGCAgagatgcctcagtttccctacctgGACCTTTTCCAGCAGCTCTTGGTTCTGCCTGGTGAGCTGAGTCACCTGCTCCTGTAGGGAAGCAACTATCTCCTCTGCTGATGGACTCTGGTTCTTTGACATCAGTGCATGAGCTCCTGACAGGGTTGAGAACAACACTAAGTCAGGCTAGGGACACACACCATGAGGGACAGTCAGGAGCTGCTCAGTGGAGAGCTGCATTGCCTCAGGCAGGTAGGGATCACAGACCTCATGGGAGGCTATGGTCGTGGCTCTATGTCCACATGGCCATCCACCCCTCAGAATCCCGGGTATACACGGAGGGtgtggcagagggaggcagatctcacCTGGGAAGTCAGGCATCTCACCCTCCTCATCATGCAGGGTGGCCACATCatagtttgtgttttctctctcattctAGGAGTCCAGCACAAAGTAGACCTTCAGATCCTGCCCCTTACTGACAAGAGACTTTA
The sequence above is drawn from the Apodemus sylvaticus chromosome 20, mApoSyl1.1, whole genome shotgun sequence genome and encodes:
- the Ankrd24 gene encoding ankyrin repeat domain-containing protein 24 isoform X8 — translated: MATTLLHNSPTSPPALPHGNNKVSLVEVASAGSGKGMSGKEKPPSLDTCLGWGWVRGVEDSSLRERKWTHSRSAQAVLCRTVVANHPSVLSLTHPGLAQKQDRESLAGVIKTLRARFKKTELRLSPTDLSSCPPCGRCPIPKPAARGRRQGQDWGKSDQRLLQAVENNDVARVASLIAHKGLVPTKLDPEGKSAFHLAAMRGVAGCLEVMLAQGADVMSTDGAGYNALHLAAKYGQPECLKQLLEASCVVDIEDSSGWTALHHAAAGGCLSCSKLLCSFKAHMNPRDRSGATPLMIAAQMCHTDLCHLLLQQGAATNDQDLQGRTALMLACEGGSPETVEVLLQGGAQLGITDALGQDATHYGALTGDKLILQLLQASAQRPSPPSASLEDDSGEASSQNSVSSHEKRGAPKKRKAPQPPASTPVPDDRDAYEEIVRLRQERGRLLQKIRALEQHKERRMKEPLEAEASSVHSLERQVQELQQMLVEKQEEKESLGREVESLQSRLSLLENERENTNYDVATLHDEEGEMPDFPGAHALMSKNQSPSAEEIVASLQEQVTQLTRQNQELLEKVQILEEFEKDEAQMAEESQPEVVPWVLYESLRVELEQLRRQHTEAMHEQQKQQQQQQQQQQQQRQEPPRTQGEETAHHEIKDKGITIQNGPNVPDLNGTVYTETTTNGMALQAGASEAAPIEPEAVGLEAAGEDGMAAEAMATSAIIAEALNVKAVGNNAESEPMTAEDTGGKENPGMKADGVVVLAQAGLTETVIRNMEATGLRDTGIQVTGVEATSVKTTGVQVTVAEVIGVKVTGVQTTAIEAIGVNTTQEATGAQASCWQATEADSTGAQDTAMEPMGAQAVTETTEAETPVTVTTEAETSGPEDPSTAILHPEAAAAVLQAELETRIRGLEEALRKREREAAAELAAARGRFAEAEAEAEEAARGRSRELEALRELLATATATGERARSEAAELSQALAVSEARVAELSSTLNAAREELERTRGASVPVDEHEHALGALRDNVTRLQAQLADLARRHEKTSAEVFQITDLSKEVFTLKEALKAQQSTPASSKEEEEALRGQVTALQQQIQEEAREHGAVVALYRSHLLYAIQGQMDEDVQCILSQILQMQRLQAQGH
- the Ankrd24 gene encoding ankyrin repeat domain-containing protein 24 isoform X13, with the protein product MATTLLHNSPTSPPALPHGNNKVSLVEVASAGSGKGMSGKEKPPSLDTCLGWGWVRGVEDSSLRERKWTHSRSAQAVLCRTVVANHPSVLSLTHPGLAQKQDRESLAGVIKTLRARFKKTEGQDWGKSDQRLLQAVENNDVARVASLIAHKGLVPTKLDPEGKSAFHLAAMRGVAGCLEVMLAQGADVMSTDGAGYNALHLAAKYGQPECLKQLLEASCVVDIEDSSGWTALHHAAAGGCLSCSKLLCSFKAHMNPRDRSGATPLMIAAQMCHTDLCHLLLQQGAATNDQDLQGRTALMLACEGGSPETVEVLLQGGAQLGITDALGQDATHYGALTGDKLILQLLQASAQRPSPPSASLEDDSGEASSQNSVSSHEKRGAPKKRKAPQPPASTPVPDDRDAYEEIVRLRQERGRLLQKIRALEQHKERRMKEPLEAEASSVHSLERQVQELQQMLVEKQEEKESLGREVESLQSRLSLLENERENTNYDVATLHDEEGEMPDFPGAHALMSKNQSPSAEEIVASLQEQVTQLTRQNQELLEKVQILEEFEKDEAQMAEESQPEVVPWVLYESLRVELEQLRRQHTEAMHEQQKQQQQQQQQQQQQRQEPPRTQGEETAHHEIKDKGITIQNGPNVPDLNGTVYTETTTNGMALQAGASEAAPIEPEAVGLEAAGEDGMAAEAMATSAIIAEALNVKAVGNNAESEPMTAEDTGGKENPGMKADGVVVLAQAGLTETVIRNMEATGLRDTGIQVTGVEATSVKTTGVQVTVAEVIGVKVTGVQTTAIEAIGVNTTQEATGAQASCWQATEADSTGAQDTAMEPMGAQAVTETTEAETPVTVTTEAETSGPEDPSTAILHPEAAAAVLQAELETRIRGLEEALRKREREAAAELAAARGRFAEAEAEAEEAARGRSRELEALRELLATATATGERARSEAAELSQALAVSEARVAELSSTLNAAREELERTRGASVPVDEHEHALGALRDNVTRLQAQLADLARRHEKTSAEVFQVQREALFMKSERHAAEAQLATAEQQLRGLRTEAERARQAQSRAQEALDKAKEKDKKITDLSKEVFTLKEALKAQQSTPASSKEEEEALRGQVTALQQQIQEEAREHGAVVALYRSHLLYAIQGQMDEDVQCILSQILQMQRLQAQGH
- the Ankrd24 gene encoding ankyrin repeat domain-containing protein 24 isoform X10; the protein is MATTLLHNSPTSPPALPHGNNKVSLVEVASAGSGKGMSGKEKPPSLDTCLGWGWVRGVEDSSLRERKWTHSRSAQAVLCRTVVANHPSVLSLTHPGLAQKQDRESLAGVIKTLRARFKKTEGQDWGKSDQRLLQAVENNDVARVASLIAHKGLVPTKLDPEGKSAFHLAAMRGVAGCLEVMLAQGADVMSTDGAGYNALHLAAKYGQPECLKQLLEASCVVDIEDSSGWTALHHAAAGGCLSCSKLLCSFKAHMNPRDRSGATPLMIAAQMCHTDLCHLLLQQGAATNDQDLQGRTALMLACEGGSPETVEVLLQGGAQLGITDALGQDATHYGALTGDKLILQLLQASAQRPSPPSASLEDDSGEASSQNSVSSHEKRGAPKKRKAPQPPASTPVPDDRDAYEEIVRLRQERGRLLQKIRALEQHKERRMKEPLEAEASSVHSLERQVQELQQMLVEKQEEKESLGREVESLQSRLSLLENERENTNYDVATLHDEEGEMPDFPGAHALMSKNQSPSAEEIVASLQEQVTQLTRQNQELLEKVQILEEFEKDEAQMAEESQPEVVPWVLYESLRVELEQLRRQHTEAMHEQQKQQQQQQQQQQQQRQEPPRTQGEETAHHEIKDKGITIQNGPNVPDLNGTVYTETTTNGMALQAGASEAAPIEPEAVGLEAAGEDGMAAEAMATSAIIAEALNVKAVGNNAESEPMTAEDTGGKENPGMKADGVVVLAQAGLTETVIRNMEATGLRDTGIQVTGVEATSVKTTGVQVTVAEVIGVKVTGVQTTAIEAIGVNTTQEATGAQASCWQATEADSTGAQDTAMEPMGAQAVTETTEAETPVTVTTEAETSGPEDPSTAILHPEAAAAVLQAELETRIRGLEEALRKREREAAAELAAARGRFAEAEAEAEEAARGRSRELEALRELLATATATGERARSEAAELSQALAVSEARVAELSSTLNAAREELERTRGASVPVDEHEHALGALRDNVTRLQAQLADLARRHEKTSAEVFQITDLSKEVFTLKEALKAQQSTPASSKEEEEALRGQVTALQQQIQEEAREHGAVVALYRSHLLYAIQGQMDEDVQCILSQILQMQRLQAQGH
- the Ankrd24 gene encoding ankyrin repeat domain-containing protein 24 isoform X6, encoding MATTLLHNSPTSPPALPHGNNKVSLVEVASAGSGKGMSGKEKPPSLDTCLGWGWVRGVEDSSLRERKWTHSRSAQAVLCRTVVANHPSVLSLTHPGLAQKQDRESLAGVIKTLRARFKKTELRLSPTDLSSCPPCGRCPIPKPAARGRRQGQDWGKSDQRLLQAVENNDVARVASLIAHKGLVPTKLDPEGKSAFHLAAMRGVAGCLEVMLAQGADVMSTDGAGYNALHLAAKYGQPECLKQLLEASCVVDIEDSSGWTALHHAAAGGCLSCSKLLCSFKAHMNPRDRSGATPLMIAAQMCHTDLCHLLLQQGAATNDQDLQGRTALMLACEGGSPETVEVLLQGGAQLGITDALGQDATHYGALTGDKLILQLLQASAQRPSPPSASLEDDSGEASSQNSVSSHEKRGAPKKRKAPQPPASTPVPDDRDAYEEIVRLRQERGRLLQKIRALEQHKERRMKEPLEAEASSVHSLERQVQELQQMLVEKQEEKESLGREVESLQSRLSLLENERENTNYDVATLHDEEGEMPDFPGAHALMSKNQSPSAEEIVASLQEQVTQLTRQNQELLEKVQILEEFEKDEAQMAEESQPEVVPWVLYESLRVELEQLRRQHTEAMHEQQKQQQQQQQQQQQQRQEPPRTQGEETAHHEIKDKGITIQNGPNVPDLNGTVYTETTTNGMALQAGASEAAPIEPEAVGLEAAGEDGMAAEAMATSAIIAEALNVKAVGNNAESEPMTAEDTGGKENPGMKADGVVVLAQAGLTETVIRNMEATGLRDTGIQVTGVEATSVKTTGVQVTVAEVIGVKVTGVQTTAIEAIGVNTTQEATGAQASCWQATEADSTGAQDTAMEPMGAQAVTETTEAETPVTVTTEAETSGPEDPSTAILHPEAAAAVLQAELETRIRGLEEALRKREREAAAELAAARGRFAEAEAEAEEAARGRSRELEALRELLATATATGERARSEAAELSQALAVSEARVAELSSTLNAAREELERTRGASVPVDEHEHALGALRDNVTRLQAQLADLARRHEKTSAEVFQVQREALFMKSERHAAEAQLATAEQQLRGLRTEAERARQAQSRAQEALDKAKEKDKKITDLSKEVFTLKEALKAQQSTPASSKEEEEALRGQVTALQQQIQEEAREHGAVVALYRSHLLYAIQGQMDEDVQCILSQILQMQRLQAQGH